One stretch of Nomascus leucogenys isolate Asia chromosome 7b, Asia_NLE_v1, whole genome shotgun sequence DNA includes these proteins:
- the DGCR8 gene encoding microprocessor complex subunit DGCR8 translates to METDESPSPLPCGPAGEAVMESRARPFQALPREQSPPPPLQTSSGAEVMDVGSGGDGQSELPAEDPFNFYGASLLSKGSFSKGRLLIDPNCSGHSPRTARHAPAVRKFSPDLKLLKDVKISVSFTESCRSKDRKVLYTGAERDVRAECGLLLSPVSGDVHACPFGGSIGDGVGIGGESADKKDEENELDQEKRVEYAVLDELEDFTDNLELDEEGAGGFTAKAIVQRDRVDEEALNFPYEDDFDNDVDALLEEGLCAPKKRRTEEKYGGDSDHPSDGETSVQPMMTKIKTVLKSRGRPPTEPLPDGWIMTFHNSGVPVYLHRESRVVTWSRPYFLGTGSIRKHDPPLSSIPCLHYKKMKDNEEREQSSDLTPSEDVSPVKPLSRSAELEFPLDEPDSMGADPGPPDEKDPLGAEAAPGALGQVKAKVEVCKDESVDLEEFRSYLEKRFDFEQVTVKKFRTWAERRQFNREMKRKQAESERPILPANQKLITLSVQDAPTKKEFVINPNGKSEVCILHEYMQRVLKVRPVYNFFECENPSEPFGASVTIDGVTYGSGTASSKKLAKNKAARATLEILIPDFVKQTSEEKPKDSEELEYFNHISIEDSRVYELTSKAGLLSPYQILHECLKRNHGMGDTSIKFEVVPGKNQKSEYVMACGKHTVRGWCKNKRVGKQLASQKILQLLHPHVKNWGSLLRMYGRESSKMVKQETSDKSVIELQQYAKKNKPNLHILSKLQEEMKRLAEEREETRKKPKMSIVASAQPGGEPLCTVDV, encoded by the exons ATGGAGACAGATGAGAGCCCCTCTCCGCTCCCGTGTGGGCCCGCAGGAGAAGCGGTGATGGAGAGCCGAGCTCGCCCCTTCCAAGCGCTGCCCCGTGAGCAGTCTCCACCACCTCCCCTGCAAACGTCCAGTGGTGCAGAGGTAATGGACGTTGGCTCTGGTGGTGATGGACAGTCCGAACTCCCTGCTGAGGACCCCTTCAACTTCTACGGAGCTTCTCTTCTCTCCAAAGGATCCTTCTCTAAGGGCCGCCTCCTCATAGACCCGAACTGTAGTGGCCACAGCCCACGCACCGCCCGGCACGCACCTGCGGTCCGGAAGTTCTCCCCTGACCTTAAGTTGCTTAAGGATGTAAAGATTAGCGTGAGCTTTACCGAGAGCTGCAGGAGTAAGGACAGGAAGGTGCTGTACACAGGAGCAGAGCGCGACGTGCGGGCGGAGTGCGGTCTGCTCCTTAGCCCTGTCAGTGGGGACGTGCATGCTTGTCCCTTTGGCGGGAGTATTGGTGACGGGGTAGGCATAGGGGGTGAGAGTGCTGATAAGAAGGATGAGGAGAATGAGCTGGATCAGGAAAAGAGAGTGGAGTATGCAGTGCTCGATGAGTTAGAAGATTTTACTGACAATTTGGAGCTAGATGAAGAAGGAGCAGGCGGGTTCACGGCTAAAGCAATCGTTCAGAGAGACAGAGTGGATGAAGAGGCCTTGAATTTCCCCTATGAG GATGACTTTGACAATGATGTGGATGCTCTGCTGGAAGAAGGCCTTTGTGCCCCCAAAAAGAGGCGAACAGAGGAAAAATATGGCGGAGACAGCGACCATCCGTCCGATGGAGAGACGAGTGTGCAGCCGATGATGACCAAGATTAAAACAGTGCTCAAAA GTCGTGGCCGCCCACCTACAGAGCCGCTGCCCGACGGGTGGATCATGACATTCCATAACTCTGGAGTCCCGGTGTACCTACACAGAGAGTCTCGGGTGGTCACCTGGTCCAGGCCATACTTCTTGGGAACGGGAAGCATACGG AAACACGACCCTCCTCTGAGTAGCATCCCTTGTCTGCATTATAAGAAAATGAAGGACAACGAGGAACGGGAGCAAAGCAGTGACCTCACCCCTAGTGAGGATGTGTCCCCTGTCAAGCCCCTGAGCCGATCTGCAGAGCTGGAGTTTCCCCTGGATGAGCCTGACTCTATGGGTGCTGACCCGGGGCCCCCGGATGAGAAAGACCCACTAGGGGCTGAGGCAGCCCCTGGGGCCCTGGGGCAGGTGAAGGCCAAAGTCGAGGTGTGCAAAGACGAATCTGTTG ATCTCGAGGAATTTCGAAGCTACCTGGAGAAACGttttgactttgagcaagttactgtGAAAAAATTCAGGACTTGGGCTGAGCGGCGGCAATTCAATCGGGAGATGAAGCGGAAGCAGGCGGAGTCCGAGAGGCCCATCTTGCCAGCCAATCAGAAGCTCATTACTTTATCAGTGCAAGATGCACCCACAAAGAAAG AGTTTGTTATTAACCCCAACGGGAAATCTGAGGTCTGCATTCTGCACGAGTACATGCAGCGTGTCCTCAAGGTCCGCCCTGTCTATAATTTCTTTGAATGTG agaacCCAAGTGAGCCTTTTGGTGCCTCGGTGACCATTGATGGTGTGACTTACGGATCTGGAACTGCAAGCAGCAAAAAACTTGCGAAGAATAAAGCTG CCCGAGCTACCCTGGAAATCCTCATTCCTGACTTTGTTAAACAGACCTCTGAAGAGAAGCCCAAAGATAGTGAAGAACTCGAG TATTTTAACCACATCAGCATCGAGGACTCACGGGTCTACGAGCTGACCAGCAAGGCTGGGCTGTTGTCTCCATATCAGATCCTCCACGAGTGCCTTAAAAG AAACCATGGGATGGGTGACACATCTATCAAGTTTGAAGTGGTTCCTGGGAAAAACCAGAAGAGTGAATACGTCATGGCGTGTGGCAAGCACACAGTGCGCGGGTGGT GTAAGAACAAGAGAGTTGGAAAGCAGTTAGCCTCACAGAAGATCCTTCAGCTGCTGCACCCACATGTCAAGAACTGGGGGTCTTTACTGCGCATGTACGGCCGTGAGAGCAGCAAGATGGTCAAGCAG GAGACGTCGGACAAGAGTGTGATTGAGCTGCAGCAGTATGCCAAGAAGAACAAGCCCAACCTGCACATCCTCAGCAAGCTCCAAGAGGAGATGAAGAGGCTGGCCGAGGAGAGG